In Vicia villosa cultivar HV-30 ecotype Madison, WI unplaced genomic scaffold, Vvil1.0 ctg.000058F_1_1, whole genome shotgun sequence, one genomic interval encodes:
- the LOC131623207 gene encoding uncharacterized protein LOC131623207: protein MEYLNRLTMKMQLDKNFNFHAKCEKVGLTNLIFADDILLFCRGDSNFVAMLFATVTAFSLSTGLTMNPQKCKMFCGGADAVSKEAIKRITGFEEGELPVKYLGVPLTSKRLSINHYLPLIDKIVARVRHWTSKLLSYAGRVQLIQSISFAITHYWLQCFPLPKFVLAKTDSICRTFLWTGKSDKSRKSPIAWHIVCRPRCNGGLNIINLSIWNQVYDALIDDTPKVSWRFLLQCNSARPRALFTTWMLCHGRLPTKDRLIKFGFIQDSVCSLCNSAPETSANLFFQCRTVKDIWQAILEWIEIKHTPQDWSMELQWILNTIRKKGWKAKLLKLAFSEAIYGLWQLRNAVVFDTP, encoded by the exons ATGGAGTACCTCAATAGGCTGACTATGAAAATGCAATTAGATAAGAACTTTAATTTCCATGCCAAATGTGAGAAGGTTGGCCTGACCAATCTTATTTTTGCTGATGATATACTCTTGTTCTGTAGGGGAGATTCTAATTTTGTGGCCATGCTATTTGCTACTGTTACTGCTTTTTCTTTGTCTACAGGTCTCACCATGAATCCCCAAAAATGTAAGATGTTCTGTGGAGGAGCGGATGCTGTTTCTAAAGAGGCTATCAAGAGGATCACTGGTTTTGAAGAGGGTGAATTACCAGTCAAATACCTTGGTGTGCCCTTAACTAGTAAGAGGTTAAGTATCAACCATTATCTTCCTCTTATAGATAAAATTGTTGCTAGAGTTAGACATTGGACCTCCAAGTTATTAAGCTATGCAGGTAGAGTGCAACTTATTCAAAGTATCTCCTTTGCCATTACTCACTATTGGTTGCAATGCTTCCCTTTACCAAAGTTTGTTCTAGCCAAGACAGACTCCATCTGTAGAACTTTCTTATGGACTGGAAAGAGTGACAAGAGCAGGAAAAGCCCTATAGCATGGCATATAGTTTGCAGACCTAGATGTAATGGTGGGCTCAATATCATTAATCTATCTATTTGGAACCAG GTTTATGATGCTTTGATTGATGATACTCCAAAGGTTTCATGGAGATTTCTGTTGCAGTGCAATTCAGCTAGACCTCGGGCTTTGTTTACCACATGGATGCTATGCCATGGAAGACTCCCAACCAAAGATAGGCTTATCAAATTTGGATTTATTCAAGACTCTGTGTGCAGCTTATGTAATTCTGCCCCTGAAACCAGTGCCAATCTGTTCTTTCAATGCAGGACTGTTAAAGATATATGGCAAGCCATTCTTGAGTGGATTGAGATCAAGCATACTCCCCAGGACTGGTCTATGGAGCTACAGTGGATCCTCAACACTATCAGAAAGAAGGGATGGAAAGCTAAACTTCTTAAACTAGCTTTCTCTGAAGCAATTTATGGCCTATGGCAGCTTAGGAATGCTGTTGTTTTTGACACACCATAG
- the LOC131623208 gene encoding uncharacterized protein LOC131623208, producing MAKRGRGRPKTAVPPSPPNLASLVSIPVNTTQKDESKKTELVKTPTVVKKDSVDVSTDSRNLWVDVLNENRNPNKGLAMAYVAPARVEGDYDIEIEEEDVTTELRLWENTLVLYGLGEDLSMNMVKNFMTKTWNFVTLPDMYYHEEGYFLLRFKTHDDMENILMKGPYTLQNIPIVVKEWRPDYNVKEDLLRTLPIWVKLPKLPLHLWGARSLNNIGSAIGVPLVTDKCTAHKLRVSYARILVEVDITRQLLDEIIIKDPEGRKLKQAIEYEWHPKFCEKCQKVGHQCGVEPKRRVWKPKPPRVEPIPDANDTPKDERIPEVEEEQNWTRVNKAIGDRGKKIITYVESSKSNDIPCVNVFEVLEVLNGQPVATETPPC from the coding sequence atggCGAAGAGGGGACGCGGGCGTCCGAAAACTGCGGTGCCTCCATCACCTCCAAACCTTGCTTCGCTGGTGAGCATCCCGGTGAATACCACTCAGAAAGATGAAAGTAAGAAAACGGAACTTGTGAAGACTCCAACGGTTGTGAAGAAGGATTCTGTAGATGTCTCAACTGATTCACGCAACCTTTGGGTTGATGTGCTCAATGAGAATCGTAACCCTAATAAGGGTTTGGCGATGGCATATGTAGCACCGGCAAGGGTTGAAGGCGACTATGACATTGAAATTGAGGAAGAGGACGTGACAACTGAGCTTCGATTATGGGAAAATACCCTAGTCCTGTATGGACTGGGGGAAGATCTTAGCATGAACATGGTGAAGAACTTCATGACGAAAACCTGGAACTTCGTGACGCTCCCTGATATGTACTACCACGAAGAGGGATATTTTCTTCTTCGATTCAAGACTCATGATGACATGGAAAATATTCTGATGAAGGGCCCTTATACTCTCCAAAATATCCCTATCGTTGTGAAGGAATGGCGGCCTGATTATAATGTTAAGGAGGATCTCCTGCGTACACTCCCTATTTGGGTCAAACTGCCGAAGCTCCCTCTTCATCTTTGGGGTGCGCGTAGTTTGAACAATATTGGTAGCGCGATTGGAGTCCCCCTGGTCACTGACAAGTGCACTGCACATAAGCTGCGTGTGTCCTATGCCAGGATATTGGTTGAAGTTGATATCACACGGCAGCTACTTGACGAAATCATCATAAAGGATCCTGAAGGAAGGAAATTGAAACAAGCCATTGAGTATGAATGGCATCCAAAATTTTGTGAGAAATGTCAGAAGGTGGGGCATCAATGTGGAGTAGAACCAAAGAGGAGAGTCTGGAAACCAAAGCCACCTAGAGTTGAACCAATCCCTGATGCAAATGACACTCCAAAGGATGAGAGGATTCCTGAAGTGGAAGAGGAGCAGAACTGGACTCGTGTGAATAAAGCAATTGGAGATCGAGGTAAGAAGATAATAACTTATGTTGAATCTTCTAAATCTAATGATATACCTTGTGTCAATGTTTTTGAGGTCCTGGAGGTTTTGAATGGTCAACCAGTTGCCACAGAAACTCCCCCATGTTAG
- the LOC131623210 gene encoding uncharacterized protein LOC131623210 has protein sequence MERNQQRLSTRDVFSVDAYGQDGHYVFQENNINQTPIRRGIIPTQRRNNINLERNQPRLSTQDGLSVDANVQDDRFIFPERNINQIPVRRDIEVIKRHHHTNLKIIQVEEGTQDSKAMTCSICLVDLLVGSKAIQFPSPCLS, from the coding sequence ATGGAGAGAAATCAACAGAGATTGAGTACTCGAGATGTCTTTTCAGTGGATGCTTATGGCCAAGATGGCCACTATGTTTTTCAGGAAAACAACATCAACCAAACTCCAATAAGAAGAGGCATTATACCTacccaaagaaggaataacatcAATCTTGAGAGAAATCAACCTAGGTTGAGTACTCAAGATGGATTGTCAGTTGATGCTAATGTGCAAGATGACCGCTTTATTTTTCCCGAAAGAAACATCAACCAAATTCCAGTCAGAAGAGACATTGAAGTTATTAAGAGACATCATCATACCAATCTTAAGATAATTCAAGTTGAAGAAGGAACACAGGATTCTAAAGCCATGACATGTTCAATTTGTCTTGTAGATCTTTTAGTTGGGTCAAAAGCTATCCAGTTTCCTAGTCCATGTTTATCATAA
- the LOC131623211 gene encoding uncharacterized protein LOC131623211, with translation MPTQRWFNTNSERNQSVRNIRNVLPGYAYAQDNHFIHHENINQVPIRWFDSNLERRQFGRSIRNVLPTYADVQDNHFIFQENNINQVPIRREIIPTHRWSGTNRETNQHRLNTQDDFLVNAYGQVDHYILQENNINQAPVRRGIIPTQRRNNTNLERNQPRLSTRDALSAEANVQDDRFIFDVRNINQTQSGRDVEVSKRHHHTNLKIIQVEEGTKDSETMTCSICLVELLVGSRAIQLPSPCLHVYHDYCILKWLDISNTCPLCRRNVR, from the coding sequence ATGCCTACCCAGAGATGGTTTAATACCAATTCCGAAAGAAATCAATCAGTTCGAAATATCCGAAATGTCTTGCCAGGTTATGCTTATGCCCAAGACAACCACTTTATTCACCATGAAAACATCAACCAGGTTCCAATAAGATGGTTTGATTCCAATCTTGAGAGACGTCAATTTGGGAGGAGTATCCGAAATGTGTTGCCAACTTATGCTGATGTCCAAGACAACCActttatttttcaagaaaacaacaTCAACCAAGTTCCAATAAGAAGAGAAATAATACCGACCCATAGATGGTCTGGCACCAATAGAGAGACAAATCAACATAGGTTGAACACTCAAGATGACTTTTTAGTGAATGCTTATGGCCAAGTTGACCACTATATTCTTCAGGAAAACAACATCAACCAAGCTCCAGTAAGAAGAGGCATTATACCTACCCAGAGAAGGAATAACACCAATTTAGAGAGAAACCAACCTAGGCTGAGTACTCGAGATGCATTGTCAGCTGAAGCTAATGTTCAAGATGATCGCTTTATTTTTGACGTAAGAAACATCAATCAAACTCAATCCGGAAGAGATGTTGAAGTTTCTAAGAGACATCATCATACCAATCTTAAGATAATTCAAGTTGAAGAAGGAACAAAAGATTCTGAAACCATGACATGTTCAATTTGCCTCGTAGAACTTTTAGTTGGATCGAGAGCTATCCAATTGCCTAGTCCATGTTTGCATGTCTATCATGACTATTGTATTCTTAAGTGGTTAGATATATCTAACACGTGTCCTTTGTGTCGTAGAAATGTTCGATGA